A window from Methanofastidiosum sp. encodes these proteins:
- a CDS encoding metallophosphoesterase, whose protein sequence is MKIAVMSDIHGNVEALLEVLKDIENQAVDKIICTGDLVGYGPYPNEVVNVFIDQKIPTTLGNHDVATFDMELLNDLGGVAHQSNDADP, encoded by the coding sequence TTGAAGATTGCCGTAATGTCGGATATCCACGGTAATGTTGAAGCATTGTTAGAAGTCTTAAAAGACATTGAAAATCAAGCAGTTGACAAGATAATCTGCACAGGCGATTTAGTTGGGTATGGGCCCTATCCAAATGAAGTAGTTAATGTCTTTATTGATCAAAAAATACCCACAACCCTTGGAAATCATGACGTTGCAACATTTGATATGGAGCTATTGAATGATTTAGGCGGGGTCGCACATCAGAGCAATGATGCTGACCCTTGA
- a CDS encoding small multi-drug export protein yields the protein MDPYLYVFLVSIVPWLELRGSIPLGVIMGLDITKVFLVSLLGGILIIPALFFALDHIFPIVRKIKIIDRLYLIWEKRVHKKYLKYSDWELLGLMIFVAAPIPGTGVYSGTFLAFLFGLERKRSFLVIAIGAAIAGILVSLITLGLKSNMVYLGGLF from the coding sequence ATGGATCCATACTTGTACGTATTTCTTGTATCAATTGTCCCATGGCTTGAACTTAGAGGCAGTATACCTCTTGGAGTAATAATGGGCCTTGACATCACAAAAGTTTTTTTAGTGAGTTTACTTGGAGGAATATTGATCATACCAGCTCTTTTTTTTGCTCTTGATCATATATTCCCAATAGTGAGAAAAATAAAAATTATAGATCGTCTTTATCTCATCTGGGAAAAAAGAGTCCATAAAAAATACCTGAAGTACTCGGATTGGGAGTTACTTGGACTCATGATATTTGTAGCAGCACCAATTCCCGGAACAGGCGTCTATAGTGGCACTTTTTTGGCCTTTTTATTTGGGCTAGAAAGAAAAAGGTCCTTTTTAGTAATAGCTATTGGTGCAGCTATCGCGGGAATATTGGTAAGTTTAATAACTCTTGGATTAAAATCAAATATGGTTTATCTTGGAGGCCTCTTTTGA
- a CDS encoding fibronectin-binding domain-containing protein — MFSNFDLKEISKELAYLERMRVDKIYQLGNEIRIKFFGRGREDLVIKPPLAVFVTSYPKPAPKNPTWFAMLLRKHLKAMWLFKIEQCDFDRILMLSFGFYEDNNPVVKFVLIVEMFRDGNIILANQDNVIIGILSREYMKDRTLAPKSIYAFPEKKKGFDLSIEEIIELSKEKEIVRGLATQLNIGGLYAEELCLMAEVDKSSKDISKDEAIKIKEALTRLENLNKDPMIIKKGDEVVDIPPYDLISYNGPEYQKERYETFSKALDEVYGKGESEEILREELSSHQKKIQKFERMLKSQQDLYNSYIEERDLYKKMGDLAYEKYLIVEESIKVIEQAKKNYSLEEIKKKLSDNKLISEVDFKTGIITFNFDIPLPIEIKKDVNENANLFYEKSKKMKRKIDGAKIAMDNTEAKLLELKEEEGELEVEKPKAIEKKVREWYERFRWFISSEGKIILGGRDSSSNEVIVKKYMEPSDIYFHADAYGAPHVIIKEGSKANETTLNEAAIFAVSFSSLWKDGYGGGDAYWVAPEQVTKEAPSGEYLKKGAFAIKGKRNYLKSVPIRLSIGITSDGKIMCGPDAPIEKHTVKNVKIMPGKHKKESFAKRLAKILETDDIDGIVQALPPGGCDVRGS; from the coding sequence ATGTTCTCAAACTTTGACCTTAAAGAAATTTCAAAAGAACTAGCCTACTTGGAAAGGATGAGGGTAGATAAAATCTACCAACTAGGTAATGAGATAAGGATAAAATTCTTTGGACGAGGCAGAGAAGACCTTGTCATAAAACCCCCTCTTGCAGTTTTTGTTACATCTTATCCAAAACCCGCACCAAAAAATCCGACATGGTTTGCAATGCTTTTAAGAAAGCACCTGAAAGCTATGTGGCTATTTAAAATAGAACAGTGTGATTTTGATAGAATTTTGATGTTATCATTTGGATTTTATGAGGACAATAATCCAGTTGTAAAGTTTGTTTTAATTGTTGAGATGTTTAGAGATGGCAATATTATACTGGCCAATCAAGATAACGTAATCATTGGAATCTTGTCAAGAGAATATATGAAGGACAGAACGCTTGCCCCAAAGTCTATCTATGCATTTCCTGAAAAGAAAAAGGGATTTGACCTAAGTATTGAAGAAATCATTGAACTTTCTAAAGAAAAAGAAATAGTAAGGGGGCTTGCAACACAACTAAACATAGGTGGGCTTTATGCTGAAGAATTATGTCTAATGGCAGAGGTAGATAAATCTAGTAAAGATATCTCAAAAGATGAGGCCATTAAGATAAAAGAAGCCCTGACCAGATTAGAGAATCTAAATAAAGATCCAATGATAATAAAGAAAGGCGATGAGGTAGTCGATATACCTCCTTATGATTTAATTTCATATAATGGCCCAGAATATCAGAAAGAGAGATACGAAACTTTTTCTAAAGCCCTTGACGAAGTATATGGAAAAGGAGAATCAGAAGAAATATTGAGGGAAGAGTTATCTAGCCATCAAAAGAAGATACAGAAATTTGAAAGAATGTTAAAATCCCAACAAGACCTTTATAATTCATATATTGAGGAAAGAGATCTTTACAAAAAAATGGGTGATTTAGCATACGAAAAATATCTGATAGTTGAAGAATCGATAAAGGTCATTGAACAGGCTAAGAAGAACTACTCCCTTGAAGAGATTAAGAAAAAACTTTCGGATAATAAGTTGATTTCTGAAGTTGATTTCAAAACAGGGATTATCACATTTAACTTTGATATTCCGCTCCCTATAGAAATTAAAAAAGATGTCAATGAAAATGCAAATTTATTTTATGAAAAATCAAAAAAGATGAAGAGAAAAATAGATGGTGCAAAAATAGCAATGGACAACACAGAGGCCAAACTATTAGAATTAAAGGAAGAAGAAGGAGAGTTAGAAGTTGAAAAGCCAAAGGCAATTGAAAAGAAAGTAAGAGAGTGGTATGAACGCTTTAGATGGTTTATCTCAAGTGAAGGAAAAATCATTCTTGGGGGGAGAGACTCTTCTTCTAACGAAGTAATTGTAAAAAAATACATGGAGCCAAGTGACATTTATTTCCATGCAGACGCATATGGCGCACCACATGTTATAATAAAGGAAGGAAGCAAGGCAAACGAAACAACTTTAAATGAGGCAGCAATATTTGCAGTTTCTTTTTCCTCCCTGTGGAAGGACGGTTACGGTGGTGGTGATGCTTATTGGGTTGCCCCAGAACAAGTAACAAAGGAAGCCCCCTCAGGAGAATACTTGAAAAAAGGTGCTTTTGCAATAAAAGGTAAAAGGAACTATCTTAAATCCGTTCCAATAAGACTTTCAATTGGAATTACTTCTGATGGGAAAATAATGTGTGGGCCAGACGCACCTATAGAAAAGCATACAGTTAAAAATGTAAAAATAATGCCTGGGAAACATAAGAAGGAGTCTTTTGCTAAGAGATTAGCAAAGATTTTAGAGACGGATGATATAGATGGAATTGTTCAGGCACTTCCGCCAGGCGGATGTGATGTGAGAGGCAGTTAA